The segment CTCTCGCAGGGAGGGTTTCAGACAGTTTAGGAAGAAAGAAAACCACATTCGTCTTCGTAGCTATCTCGATTGTGTTCTCTATTGTGATGCTAGTTAGTCTAAACTCTATCCTCATCGCCTTGACCATCATTGCGTTGATGATAGGGTCCTCCTTCTTCGCTTACTTCGGTGTTTGGATGAGTGAGGTTTTCCCCCCTGAGACCAGAGCCACTTGGACAAACGCAGTTTTCTTCCTTGGCAGATTGGTAGGAGGGGGCTTTGGCGTTAGCTTAGTTTTACTCATGCCCTTTGGATTAAAGGATGACCTGGGCGCAGCTCTATTAATCTCATCCCTTTTGGTTTTGATATCTGTGATAGGCCTTCCAGAGACCGTGAAGATAAACAAGAGGAACTGACTTTAGAAGGGCTCGTTCGCTAGATTAAACTCTTTGAGTCGACGTTGAGTTCCAGCCGTTGAGATCACCTACGTGGGTCATAGAGTTCGTTCATGAGGATTAAACGCGTTGAGGAGTTCTGAAGGTTAAAGGCTTTTCAAAGGTAAGTAGAGCAGTAGATGCGCCCTGATAGGTGTACCATCAGCTGAGAAGACCGATACGTGTAAGCGACTTAACTTTCGATTCGGTGTTAGCTTGAATTTCGAGCTCACACGGTCTTCTCACCCTAAGCACTTACGTCGTAATACTCACCCGGACCTTATTTAAAGGATTGGCTCTAATACTAGGTTCATGATCAGAGATGACGAAGTTTTAGCTACGATCCAGAGACTATACAACGGTAAACCAGTTTCGCTCTCCAAGCTTAGAAGGAAGTTTGAAAGTCGGTCCGAGCTTGTTGAAACGTTAGAGAGATTAGAGAGGGAAGGGAAAGTCAAGTCTTTCAACCTTAAGGGAAGTAAGGGATATGCCCCAAACTTAGACAAGTTTGACCTAATATTGGCTGAGATCTCCAGCCTTAACTCTAAGCTAAACAAGCTACACGAGATGATAGCCCAACAATCTAGGGTAAAGGTAGACAATTTCGATGAGATATACGATAAGATAAAAGATAACCTAGGTTACGCTCACCTTCAGGCCATAAGGGTAGAGATGGGGCTCACGAAAGAGGAGTTCTACTCTTCCGTGAGAGAACACGTTGAGAGCCATTACGACTTGATAGCTGGAGGAGAAGAAGGATACGTGAGGAGGGGTTCGGTTTACGGAATCGTCAAGAGGAGAAGGTGAGCTAGTTGATATGTAACGTACCCAAGCTGACTGTTACCACCTGGAACTCCATGCAGGTTGTGTTAGTAGGGCCTACATACAGAAGATATCTGGAGAAGACTTTGGAGGCCATAAAAAGGAAGGAGATAGCTTCGATTATAGGGCAACCAGGAATGGGAAAAACGACAATCCTAAAGAAGGCTCAGGCGCAGTCCTCAGGGATGACCTTCTTTTTGGACCTTTCGAGCAGGAACGACATCGAGGATGAGTTTTGGGACAAGGTTGATCGAACGAAGATAAGGGAGATCGTAAGGTCCTCCTTAAACTCCAAAAAAGCCAAGCTAGGCTATAACTTCCTTAAGAGAATTATGGGCATAAAGTTCGAGAGTTGGTTGAGCCAAGCCTGTGGTAAATATGAAGAGGTTGATCTAAGGCTCTACTGCCTTGATTATCAGAGGAACTTTGACGGGGTCCTAAGGTTCATCTCGGATCTGAAGAACTTCACCGACGTTAACCTCATGATCGATGAGGTCAGGGACTCCCACATCCCAAAAATCCATAGGCTGATCAACTCTGGCCTAGGGATCCCGGTGATCATGGCGATACCAACTGACTCTTACAGCAAGGTAACCGATCTAGCCATAAGGAGAAGGTTAGACGAGAGCAGGATATCTCTAGATTCGATGCTGACTGCTGAGGACATCAGGGAGATAGTTGACGTGTACTGTCATAATCTCGTTGAGGAGTTCTTCCCTATAGTGCTATCCCTCTGGAACGGTGGTGAACTTAACACGGTCAGCTCAATTTTACAATACATGAAATCTCAGGTCGAGAGCTTTCAGAAGGAGTGTGGTGAGGACCTGGAGTGCATTAGGGAGAGAATTAAGAGCTCGCACTCCCTGAACGATCCAGAAGGTAAGTCAAGGGATCTGGAGAAGCAAATTAGGGACTTGATAGCCTCTGAGGCCAAGGAGCTAGGGATAACTTACGTTCACTCTAGAGGTAAGAGGGTCGAAGCGAATGGGAAATCGCTCGTCGTTGGGATCTTCTTCCTGAGAGGGGAGGAAGCGTTTCTCGGAGAGGTCAAGCTCATGAACGACGATAGGGAAGAGGACGAAGAGGTTAGCTTACTATCTGAGGTGAAGTTCGTTGAGCACGAGAGGAGAAAATGTAACGTTTCGGGCAGGTTCGTCATAACTAACTCCTCTAGGTTAAACGTTGGCAATCACATAAGGAAGATCGAGATCACCACTTTGGAGGCAGTTAGGGTTCTTCACGGGGACAGCGAGATACTGAGAGAGGTCATTAGACCAATTTTCGAAGGCACGTTAGATGAGGATCGGCCTGCTGAGAACTTAGCGTCCCCTGAAGCGGGAGAAAAAGTTTGACTTTTATGTTTCAACACTTTCAGGTTTGAACTAGATCTATCTCTCTTGATGAGTTCTCTAGCGATTTCCCTTTCGTCTCAGGTATGACCGCAAACGTGAGGATTGCGGCGATAGCTGCGATTCCCGCAAGGAAGTAGATCGCGAACGCCTCTCCGTACTGGTGGAAAAGTGAAGGGAAGACGAAGGAGGTCAACGTGGCGCCTATCCTACCAGACGCCACGGTAAGAGACTGAATCGTTCCCCTCACCTTGGTAGGAGCCAACTCTACCCCTAAAATCCCGGAAGCGGAAACGGATCCTGGTCCTGCCTGACTTGCAAGGTTTTGCAACCCGTATAACGCAAACGCTATCATCGGGGAGAAAGCTAGACCTGCCATATTCTTATATAGAGAAAACGAAAGTAGCGAAAGCGCCATCCCTACAAACCCTATAACTTGGAGAGGTTTTCTTCCTACCCTATCTATGAGAGATAACGCTATTATCCCTCCAGGTACCGTGAAGGCTCCCTCTATTAAAAGCTGGAAAACTCCTGAGTTTATCCCCAAGCTTTGCGCTATGAGGCTAGGACCGAAGAGAATCCCTGAGTAGGCCACTATATCGAAGAGGAACCAAAGGAGACAGGCAGATAGGAAGACGCTCCAATTTCTTTTAATGTAATATAGCGCGCTGGTCTTATCCTTTATCTCAGGGTCTACACTGACGTTTTCCCCAGTTACCTCCCTTATAACTCCTTTAAGTTTCTCCGCGTCTCCCTTAATCCTTCCTAAGAACCTGGCCGTTTCTGGTATCTTCCTCCTCAAGTAAATAACGGAAGCTGCGGGTACAGCTCCAGCCGCTAGGACAATCCTCCATATTAGATACGATGGAACCCCAGCTGCCTGGAGAGCAAGGTAGACCACTGCAGCTAAAGTGGCTCCGAAGCCCCAGAATAGGCCGAAGCCCAGAGCTATTATCTTACCCCTATCCTTAGCGTTAGAGTGTTCAGCCATTATCATTGGTGAGAGCACGTAATCAGCTCCGACGCCCAAGCCAAGTAGGAACCTCACAATGATCAACTGGGTTGGATCGGTAACGAAAGCCTGAAGCAACGCCCCAACAGTCATCAAGGCCACATCCACGCCGTAAAAGGTCTTCCTCCCCATGTTTGATAGAAACCCGAAGAGTATTGCGCCTACGGCAGCTCCAGCTAACGCTGAACCTGATATGGCAGCTGTTAAGCTAACGTAATCAGGACTCTTCGTCGTTATCCCGAACTCGGAGAGAACTAGCAACAAGACTATTCCTATGGAGGAAAGATCGTAACCGTCAGTGAAAACGCCCATCCCAGTAGTTAGCAAGGATTTAACATGAAAGAAAGAGAACTTCTTCTCATCTAGCGGTTTGAATACATCTTTCATAAAGTGAGGTGAGGGTAAATATTTTTAAATAAATTGTATATAGTCAACTTATTATATTATACTAGAATATAGTTTACGAGAAGATATATAGTTTATATAGGGCTGTTAGGAGGTGAGTGAAGAAATCCCAGTTTTTAAATCTTGAATCAATATCTAAGATAATATTTTAAAAAAAGCTAACAAATAAGGATCAATTTGACCTCAAAACGTGTCTCAATCCTGGCTATCGAGACCGTTGAGTGACTCTTTCTCTGTGAAGAGAAAAGCTAAAAGGGACTTGACTTTCAATCCCATTGGCTTGAACACGGATTTAACGTTGAGGTAACTATGGGGGTTAGCACTTCAGGAAAGGGTTCCCCTATCGTTTATTCTAGCGATCTCTCCCTGAAGGGCTCAATTTAGCAAATCCTTTTATTCCGATATCAATATCGATATCTATGTATGGGCACTGGCACAGGAGGAGAGGTTTGTCTGAGTTGATCCTGTCTCTGCTCAGTAAAAAGGGGGAGATGACGGGTGCCCAGATCATTAGGGAGATCGAGAAGGTGACTCAAGGTATATGGAGACCCTCTCCTGGGGCAATATATCCCGCGTTAGATAAGCTGGAGTCGAACGAGCTAATATCCGTGTCAAAAGCGGAGAAAGGGCAGAAGTATTATCAAATAACGGAGAAAGGGAGGAAACTTCTCGCTCCACAAAGTAACTTGGACGTTGTGATAGGAGACGTGGAATATAACATCAGGTACGTTGTTGAAAACAAGGAACTGATTAACGCAGAGATTAGGGAGAGATTAAGGAGAATACTCTCTCAGTTGGAGGAGATCTTGAATGATCAAAGTTGAGGGAGTTCATAAGGTCTTTAAAGTGAAGAGGAAGGAAATTCGAGCTCTCAACGACGTATACTTTGACGTGAATAAGGGAGAGATATGTGGACTGGTTGGTCATAACGGTGCTGGGAAGACCACCCTAATTAAGATCTTGTCCACTTTAACTGTTCCCGACTTGGGGGACGCTCTTGTTGACGGTTTCAGTGTCACCAGAGAGGCCAAACAGGTCAGGAAGCGCCTAGGGATCATGATGGTTAGCGATCGGGCGTTCTATTACAGGCTGACTGGTTTAGAGAACCTAATCTTTTTCGCCTCGGTTCAAGGCCTGTCTTTGAATGAGGCTAGATCTAGAAGCAAGGAACTGCTAGAGCTTGTGGGTCTCTATGAATGGATGAACGTCCCTTACATGAAGTACAGCACAGGGATGGCAAGGAAGTTGGCGCTCGCTAGAGCGCTCATCACCGATCCTTCAGTCATCCTAATGGATGAACCGACTCTAGGTATGGACCCGATCTCCTCAAGGGAGTTCAGGAGATTAGTGGAAGGGCTTGCCAGGAGCAAGACCGTTCTTATGACATCTCACAACATGATAGAAGTGGAGGATCTTGCTGACACCGTAGTTATTTTAAATAGAGGCAAAGTGATAGCTAAGGGGCCTCCTGGAGAGCTGAAGGAAAGGATTGGGACGATGAAACTGATCAAAGTGAAAGAGGCTGACCCGAAGCTAAGGAAGTTCGTAGTAGGTTTTTCTGATAATTACTTCCTTGTCAGAGTTCCTGGGAATCTAAACGTAGACGGGGAGGAGATAAGGAGGGAACCGGCCACTTTAGAGGACGTTTTCGTCTCGCTCACGGAGGAGGCCGACTCCACCACCAACAGGACGGGGGGAGGACATAGGAGATGGGCACTCTAGCTAAGGTTTACGCTTACATTTACCTCAGAGGGTTCAAGATATGGAGCAGTTATAAAACACAGATGATTTTAAACGTCCTCTCCTGGATCTTACCGGTTTTCACGTATTATTTCGTCGGAGACTCACTTGGAGGGAAGTTAAACCTTGAGGGAGCAAGCAACTACACCGAGTTCATGATAATAGGGCTGGCCTTTCAGGGTTACGTCTCTTCAACCATATCAACGTTGAGCCAAAGACTCAGAAACGAGCAGCTCTACGGTACGATTGAATACTACGTTCTCTCGGACGGAGGGGTGCTATCATTTCTACTTTATTCAGCTCTTTGGGGATTCACAATAAATTCAGTAAACGCAGGAGTGATCCTTGCCATAGGTGCTATCCTTCACACCCAATATCACGTAAATCTGCTCTCCTTTTTCCTCGTTTTAACACTGCTCTTGTCTGCATCCCTTGGGCTCTCTATGATCTCAGCAGGCTTCACTATGTTTGTAAAGCAAGGCAACCCTATATCTTTCTTCTTCTCGACATTCACCACCCTCATGTCAGGGACGGTTTTCCCGGTGTCCGTCCTACCTTTGTGGCTGAAGGACATAAGCTTGGCGATCCCTCTCACTTGGGCGCTGAACGGCTTGAGGCTAGCCATGTTGGACGGATACGGACCTATAGCAATAGGAGGGATATTGATAGTTCTACTTATCTTCAACGCAATACTCTTACCTCTTGGAGCTTTGTTCTACCTCTACTCTTTTAACTCATCAAGGAAGAAGGGGACTCTAAGCGAATACTGATTTTCCTGTTTATCAATTTATTGACGTTCCA is part of the Metallosphaera cuprina Ar-4 genome and harbors:
- a CDS encoding PadR family transcriptional regulator translates to MYGHWHRRRGLSELILSLLSKKGEMTGAQIIREIEKVTQGIWRPSPGAIYPALDKLESNELISVSKAEKGQKYYQITEKGRKLLAPQSNLDVVIGDVEYNIRYVVENKELINAEIRERLRRILSQLEEILNDQS
- a CDS encoding ABC transporter permease, which translates into the protein MGTLAKVYAYIYLRGFKIWSSYKTQMILNVLSWILPVFTYYFVGDSLGGKLNLEGASNYTEFMIIGLAFQGYVSSTISTLSQRLRNEQLYGTIEYYVLSDGGVLSFLLYSALWGFTINSVNAGVILAIGAILHTQYHVNLLSFFLVLTLLLSASLGLSMISAGFTMFVKQGNPISFFFSTFTTLMSGTVFPVSVLPLWLKDISLAIPLTWALNGLRLAMLDGYGPIAIGGILIVLLIFNAILLPLGALFYLYSFNSSRKKGTLSEY
- a CDS encoding ABC transporter ATP-binding protein, whose protein sequence is MIKVEGVHKVFKVKRKEIRALNDVYFDVNKGEICGLVGHNGAGKTTLIKILSTLTVPDLGDALVDGFSVTREAKQVRKRLGIMMVSDRAFYYRLTGLENLIFFASVQGLSLNEARSRSKELLELVGLYEWMNVPYMKYSTGMARKLALARALITDPSVILMDEPTLGMDPISSREFRRLVEGLARSKTVLMTSHNMIEVEDLADTVVILNRGKVIAKGPPGELKERIGTMKLIKVKEADPKLRKFVVGFSDNYFLVRVPGNLNVDGEEIRREPATLEDVFVSLTEEADSTTNRTGGGHRRWAL
- a CDS encoding MFS transporter, with the protein product MKDVFKPLDEKKFSFFHVKSLLTTGMGVFTDGYDLSSIGIVLLLVLSEFGITTKSPDYVSLTAAISGSALAGAAVGAILFGFLSNMGRKTFYGVDVALMTVGALLQAFVTDPTQLIIVRFLLGLGVGADYVLSPMIMAEHSNAKDRGKIIALGFGLFWGFGATLAAVVYLALQAAGVPSYLIWRIVLAAGAVPAASVIYLRRKIPETARFLGRIKGDAEKLKGVIREVTGENVSVDPEIKDKTSALYYIKRNWSVFLSACLLWFLFDIVAYSGILFGPSLIAQSLGINSGVFQLLIEGAFTVPGGIIALSLIDRVGRKPLQVIGFVGMALSLLSFSLYKNMAGLAFSPMIAFALYGLQNLASQAGPGSVSASGILGVELAPTKVRGTIQSLTVASGRIGATLTSFVFPSLFHQYGEAFAIYFLAGIAAIAAILTFAVIPETKGKSLENSSREIDLVQT